The following are encoded in a window of Desulfopila inferna genomic DNA:
- a CDS encoding DUF4292 domain-containing protein: MITHNHLTLSMIFLLLVISGCAPKQWQDPLGEKEEKASRELLLAELQRQEQNCTCCIDAEISATWDSKIYDGGLNGYLQIFLPSSFKLVAINPLGQPLFALTTDGKKFQTINAVEGVFKHGRVSSFVDRHSIPKNVFHSEWGKWLTGKIFFEEEQLTELRRDAAARGIWLTVEKPDDSIFSKEYLLFDPLDRLLLERVVYDKKNREAARVIYNEWIQENGCPLPTSIEVVGTSFGTNIQIELKDILVDKMFSEETFSLKLPPGYLRQYYP; this comes from the coding sequence ATGATCACTCATAACCACCTCACCCTCTCGATGATTTTCCTCCTTCTCGTTATCAGCGGCTGTGCTCCGAAACAGTGGCAGGATCCCCTTGGTGAAAAAGAAGAAAAAGCAAGCCGTGAACTGCTTCTTGCGGAACTGCAGAGACAGGAGCAGAATTGCACCTGCTGCATCGATGCGGAAATCTCCGCCACGTGGGACTCCAAAATCTACGATGGAGGGTTAAACGGCTATCTGCAGATCTTCCTGCCGTCCTCCTTCAAATTAGTGGCTATCAATCCTCTGGGACAGCCACTCTTTGCCCTGACCACCGACGGTAAAAAATTTCAGACCATTAACGCCGTCGAGGGAGTATTTAAACATGGCAGGGTTTCAAGCTTTGTTGACAGACATTCCATTCCCAAAAATGTTTTTCATTCCGAGTGGGGCAAATGGCTGACGGGAAAAATATTCTTTGAGGAAGAGCAGCTTACGGAACTCCGTCGTGATGCTGCGGCACGAGGGATCTGGCTTACTGTGGAGAAACCTGATGATTCAATTTTTTCCAAGGAATACCTTCTCTTTGATCCCCTGGACAGGCTGCTCCTGGAAAGAGTTGTCTACGACAAAAAAAACCGCGAGGCAGCACGGGTAATCTATAATGAATGGATCCAGGAAAACGGTTGCCCCCTGCCGACATCCATTGAAGTGGTGGGAACATCCTTTGGTACAAACATACAGATTGAACTCAAGGATATCCTGGTCGACAAGATGTTTTCCGAGGAGACTTTCTCCCTCAAGCTTCCGCCTGGATATCTACGACAATATTATCCCTGA
- a CDS encoding AMIN domain-containing protein: MKNILSFFFMILVLLWTISAISAEKNGEAMIESIHFLEENDIETIQVKLSSRIVPRVFELNGDNPRVVCDFLNTGYPAGNRRVIAAGGDLIKRVRVGLHHTPVVKTRIVIDLKESSVFSVVRDFREEENKLIIRILKKAKQPEEPQAPAEPVTAAPVEKDEKNEISTSSPPPAPVDSDKQASTESVQQSEDEPEGSFEKGIDAFEDNAEADGSAEEEDTATEEGSDKQTSTESLQQIEDEPEGSFEKGTDAFKDNAEADGTAEEEDTSTVEAESKRFAALHDVTFERSTNDQEMVLFKLNGFYPPIVFSTEENNLLVVCDFLDAVLAIGIDPVIETKGEYIRKVKISTHRDPDKVRVVLELADSYNYDLKQVFFKEDNLFVIIISNLGEK, from the coding sequence ATGAAAAATATATTATCATTTTTTTTCATGATACTGGTCCTGCTTTGGACAATATCGGCGATTTCAGCAGAAAAAAATGGTGAGGCAATGATTGAATCCATTCACTTTCTGGAAGAAAATGATATTGAGACTATACAGGTGAAATTGAGCAGCAGGATTGTCCCCCGGGTTTTTGAGCTTAATGGAGACAATCCTCGCGTAGTCTGTGACTTTTTAAATACTGGATATCCCGCAGGTAATAGACGGGTTATTGCCGCAGGGGGTGATTTGATAAAAAGAGTTCGTGTCGGACTCCATCATACGCCGGTGGTCAAAACCCGGATCGTCATCGATCTTAAAGAAAGCAGTGTGTTCAGTGTCGTTCGAGATTTCAGAGAAGAGGAGAACAAGCTGATCATCAGGATCTTAAAGAAAGCCAAGCAGCCTGAAGAACCGCAGGCTCCCGCTGAACCAGTCACTGCAGCGCCGGTGGAGAAAGATGAAAAAAATGAGATTTCCACTTCTTCACCGCCGCCTGCCCCTGTTGACAGCGATAAGCAGGCTTCCACCGAAAGCGTACAACAATCAGAAGATGAGCCGGAGGGCTCTTTTGAAAAAGGAATTGATGCTTTTGAGGATAACGCCGAGGCTGATGGCTCAGCGGAGGAAGAAGATACCGCAACGGAGGAAGGCAGCGATAAGCAGACTTCCACCGAAAGCCTACAACAAATAGAAGATGAGCCGGAGGGCTCTTTTGAAAAAGGAACTGATGCTTTTAAAGATAACGCCGAGGCAGATGGCACAGCGGAGGAAGAAGACACCTCAACGGTGGAAGCTGAAAGTAAGCGTTTTGCCGCTCTTCACGATGTCACTTTCGAACGCAGCACAAATGACCAGGAAATGGTGCTCTTCAAATTAAACGGTTTTTATCCGCCTATCGTTTTTTCAACCGAAGAGAATAATCTTCTCGTTGTCTGTGATTTTCTCGACGCCGTTCTTGCTATCGGAATCGATCCCGTTATCGAAACAAAAGGGGAATATATAAGAAAGGTCAAAATCTCAACTCATCGGGATCCGGATAAGGTCCGGGTTGTTCTTGAACTCGCGGACAGTTACAACTATGACCTGAAGCAGGTCTTTTTCAAGGAAGACAATCTTTTCGTGATTATTATCAGTAATCTTGGTGAGAAATAG
- a CDS encoding TIGR03960 family B12-binding radical SAM protein — translation MSQSILPYVSKPGRYLGEEFNSIKKQWRQADVHFALIFPDLYEIGMSHFGLQILYHLLNREEKVVAERCFCPDLDAEKVMEEKGLSLLSLESATPLSSFDVLGITLPYELCYTNILTILKLSAIPFYSRDRDESHPLILGGGSCSMNPEPVADFFDAILLGDGEEAIIEIAGVIRDGKKTNIKRSALLGKLAEIKGVYIPAHFQPEYDKDHLITKIGEAAAHAGSVERRIVADLDDVSHLCNPLVPNAKIVHDRLGVEIARGCTRGCRFCQAGMIYRPVRERTVEQIMKLAEKGIERSGFEELALLSLSTGDYSCIDDLLPELMDKFAERYVSVSMPSMRVGTLSQPVMDQIKRVRKTGFTVAPEAGSERLRQVINKGITEDDLLKTCKDACSMGWKGIKLYFMIGLPTETLEDVEAIAALARKTKEATSSAGNRRMQVTTSVGTFVPKPHTPFQWERQLSLEESRERIYHLKRIMPSKGSKLKWHNPEMSFLEGVFSRGDRRLAQLIETAWSKGARLDGWTEHFDLVIWQQAAQGCDIDLTGYLRARNHDEILPWHHLSSGIDPQFLKDELEKAHSGDYTPDCRYHGCRNCGLCDFDEIKPIVHKRRQQPEKPSRQPEKVQIPQEADAHFKYMVSYSRRGNISYLGHLEILQLLFRTLRRARIRTNFSKGFNPSPKISFGGALPVGMQSEAEFFIMDLPKPLKNTADTAAQLNSCLPEGLQVHDIRLHSGKIPQSVVTSYTVTLPRELTHDEIMAKDTFLDSEHFLIKRKRKGLEKEIDIRPLVEDIATVNEKTLRFRIKSTAGTPGIKVQEALAHILSWRQEELIEIRIVKASWSDLNE, via the coding sequence ATGAGCCAATCTATTTTACCCTATGTTTCCAAGCCCGGGCGCTACCTGGGAGAAGAGTTCAACTCCATAAAAAAGCAATGGCGGCAGGCGGATGTCCACTTTGCCCTGATCTTTCCCGATCTCTATGAAATAGGAATGTCCCACTTTGGTTTGCAGATACTCTACCATCTCCTCAATCGTGAGGAAAAGGTGGTGGCAGAGCGATGCTTCTGCCCGGACCTGGATGCCGAAAAGGTGATGGAGGAGAAGGGATTGTCTCTCCTTTCTCTGGAGTCGGCGACACCGCTTTCCTCCTTTGACGTCCTCGGCATCACTCTCCCTTACGAGCTTTGCTACACCAATATTCTCACCATCCTCAAGCTCAGCGCCATCCCTTTTTACAGCCGGGATCGCGATGAATCCCATCCACTTATCCTCGGAGGCGGTTCCTGTTCGATGAATCCTGAACCTGTTGCGGATTTTTTCGATGCGATTCTGCTGGGAGATGGAGAAGAGGCCATCATCGAAATTGCGGGGGTGATCAGGGATGGGAAGAAAACAAATATAAAGCGAAGCGCCCTGCTCGGCAAACTAGCTGAAATTAAGGGAGTATATATTCCAGCTCATTTCCAACCGGAATATGACAAAGACCACCTGATTACCAAAATAGGCGAAGCAGCAGCTCATGCCGGCAGCGTGGAAAGAAGAATCGTCGCCGATCTCGATGATGTCTCCCACCTGTGCAACCCTCTGGTTCCCAATGCGAAAATTGTTCACGATCGGCTCGGTGTGGAAATCGCTCGAGGCTGCACCAGGGGCTGCCGGTTCTGTCAGGCAGGAATGATCTACAGACCAGTCAGGGAAAGAACGGTTGAGCAGATTATGAAGCTCGCTGAAAAAGGAATAGAGCGTTCCGGTTTCGAAGAACTCGCCCTCCTCTCTCTTTCAACCGGCGACTATTCCTGCATCGACGACCTGCTTCCGGAACTGATGGATAAATTTGCTGAACGCTATGTCTCCGTATCCATGCCCTCCATGCGGGTGGGCACCCTTTCCCAGCCTGTCATGGATCAGATAAAGAGGGTGAGAAAAACAGGTTTTACCGTTGCCCCCGAGGCGGGCAGCGAACGATTGCGGCAAGTAATAAATAAAGGCATCACCGAGGATGACCTTCTGAAAACCTGCAAAGATGCCTGCAGTATGGGCTGGAAAGGCATAAAGCTGTATTTTATGATCGGCCTGCCTACTGAAACGCTCGAGGATGTCGAGGCCATTGCCGCCCTTGCCCGAAAAACCAAAGAGGCGACCAGCTCCGCCGGAAACCGGCGAATGCAGGTGACCACCAGCGTCGGCACATTTGTCCCCAAACCCCATACTCCCTTTCAATGGGAAAGACAGCTGTCTCTGGAAGAGAGTCGGGAAAGAATTTATCATCTGAAGAGGATTATGCCCTCAAAGGGTTCCAAATTGAAATGGCACAATCCCGAGATGAGTTTCCTTGAAGGTGTCTTTTCCCGCGGTGACCGACGACTGGCGCAGTTGATCGAGACCGCCTGGTCCAAGGGTGCCCGTCTGGACGGCTGGACGGAGCATTTCGATCTGGTAATCTGGCAGCAGGCCGCTCAGGGGTGCGATATAGACTTAACCGGTTATCTGCGGGCCAGGAACCATGATGAAATACTCCCCTGGCATCACCTCTCCAGTGGCATTGATCCGCAGTTTTTAAAAGATGAGCTGGAAAAGGCCCACAGCGGAGACTATACCCCGGATTGCCGCTACCATGGCTGCCGGAATTGCGGCTTATGTGATTTTGATGAAATCAAACCCATTGTTCACAAACGAAGACAGCAGCCCGAAAAGCCATCACGACAACCCGAAAAAGTTCAAATCCCGCAGGAAGCCGATGCCCATTTTAAATATATGGTGAGCTATTCCCGCAGAGGTAATATAAGTTATCTCGGACATCTGGAGATCCTTCAGTTACTTTTCAGGACATTACGCCGTGCCCGGATCCGCACCAATTTCTCCAAAGGATTCAACCCCTCACCGAAAATTTCCTTTGGCGGAGCGCTTCCCGTGGGGATGCAAAGCGAGGCGGAGTTTTTCATCATGGATTTGCCAAAACCCCTGAAGAATACTGCCGACACTGCTGCTCAACTGAATTCGTGCCTTCCGGAAGGCCTTCAGGTGCATGATATCAGACTTCATTCCGGCAAGATACCACAGAGCGTCGTTACCTCCTACACTGTGACCCTGCCCCGGGAATTAACCCATGATGAAATTATGGCGAAGGATACCTTCCTGGATTCAGAACATTTCCTTATAAAGCGTAAAAGAAAAGGTCTGGAAAAGGAGATAGACATTCGTCCGCTTGTAGAAGATATAGCCACGGTCAATGAAAAGACCCTGCGGTTCCGGATAAAATCCACTGCTGGAACTCCGGGCATCAAGGTCCAGGAGGCTCTTGCACACATTCTTTCCTGGCGGCAGGAGGAACTTATTGAAATCAGGATTGTCAAAGCATCCTGGTCGGATTTGAATGAATAA
- a CDS encoding TrpB-like pyridoxal phosphate-dependent enzyme: protein MNKKIVLRDDEMPTQWYNVVPDIPNGLQPPLDPETKEPMGPEKLSAIFPMGLLEQEMSTARFIDIPEEVSDILKIWRPAPLVRAYNLEQALGTRSKIYFKNESVSPVGSHKPNSAVAQAYYNMKEGVKRLTTETGAGQWGCALSFATSKFGLDCKVYMVRVSFDQKPYRKSMMHTYGAEIVPSPSEQTNTGRRILKEYPDTPGSLGIAISEALEDAATRDDTKYALGSVLNHVVLHQSIIGLETKKQLEIAGDYPDVIIGCCGGGSNFAGLMVPFVPDYLEGKKIRFVGVEPASCPSLTMGKLAYDFGDVAGTTPLLYMYTLGHDFIPPGIHAGGLRYHGMAPIVSALVREKMIEPIKVHQLECFEAGVLFAKTEGIIPAPETCHAIRGAIIEATRDLKEEKTILFNFSGHGLIDMGSYDKYFSGELQNYDYPEEQILKSMANLPRI from the coding sequence ATGAATAAAAAGATAGTACTTCGTGATGATGAGATGCCCACGCAGTGGTATAACGTGGTGCCTGACATTCCCAATGGACTGCAGCCTCCCCTTGATCCGGAAACCAAGGAGCCCATGGGTCCCGAAAAACTCTCAGCCATTTTTCCCATGGGACTTCTGGAGCAGGAAATGTCTACAGCCAGATTTATCGATATTCCCGAGGAAGTATCGGACATACTCAAGATCTGGCGCCCGGCTCCACTGGTAAGGGCCTATAATCTGGAACAGGCCCTGGGAACGAGATCAAAAATCTATTTTAAAAACGAAAGCGTCTCTCCGGTGGGATCGCATAAACCCAACAGTGCTGTCGCTCAGGCATATTACAACATGAAAGAAGGGGTGAAGCGCCTCACCACCGAAACCGGCGCCGGCCAGTGGGGTTGCGCCCTATCCTTTGCAACCAGCAAATTCGGACTGGACTGCAAGGTCTATATGGTCCGGGTTTCATTCGACCAGAAACCCTATCGAAAATCAATGATGCACACCTATGGAGCGGAAATTGTCCCCAGCCCCAGCGAGCAGACCAACACAGGTAGAAGAATACTCAAGGAATATCCAGACACCCCGGGCTCTCTGGGAATAGCCATTTCAGAGGCACTGGAAGATGCCGCCACTCGTGATGACACCAAATATGCCCTCGGCTCGGTGTTGAACCATGTTGTTCTCCATCAGTCGATCATAGGCCTGGAGACCAAGAAACAACTGGAAATAGCAGGAGATTATCCAGATGTGATTATCGGCTGCTGCGGCGGCGGTTCAAACTTCGCCGGACTGATGGTGCCCTTTGTTCCCGATTATCTTGAGGGCAAAAAAATCCGTTTTGTCGGGGTCGAACCTGCCTCCTGTCCTTCGCTTACCATGGGAAAACTGGCCTACGATTTTGGTGATGTTGCCGGAACCACTCCGCTCCTCTACATGTATACCCTGGGACACGACTTCATTCCCCCGGGAATTCATGCCGGTGGACTGCGTTATCATGGGATGGCGCCGATTGTTTCCGCTCTTGTGAGGGAGAAAATGATCGAGCCCATCAAGGTTCACCAATTGGAGTGTTTCGAGGCCGGCGTATTGTTTGCCAAAACGGAAGGAATAATCCCCGCCCCCGAAACCTGTCATGCCATTCGCGGCGCAATAATCGAAGCAACGCGCGACCTCAAGGAAGAAAAGACTATTCTCTTTAACTTTTCGGGGCATGGATTGATCGATATGGGTTCATACGACAAATACTTCTCCGGAGAACTGCAGAATTATGACTACCCGGAAGAGCAGATTCTCAAATCCATGGCAAACCTGCCCAGGATCTGA
- a CDS encoding D-alanyl-D-alanine carboxypeptidase/D-alanyl-D-alanine-endopeptidase, with product MLKVHNQPSLAKRTGLVLFCLLCSVILSAMPLDAVEIEGFGSLIANGGYALQLADEVVLSGNSDTSYIPASTIKVLTSLMALEILGPEYRFVTRFFIDPDKMLYIQGEGDPFLTSEMVTRMAVQLKNSGITEVETIVLDDSAFTLETPPPGSTGTSNPYDAHNSALAVNFNALPFKVTADSRVLAAEKQTPLLPMMEDLGRNYPAGNYRVNVSGFPSGKNHSNILRYSGELITTLFTLQGIKINNGFKKGTTPREARSILVYESEKDVAELVRLCLFFSNNFIANQLYLSCGARIHGFPATWEKAGRAAREYITLQLQLQPEEIHMEDGSGLSTDNRISPAAMLTVLNRFMPYATLMKRQEDTYLKSGTLTGVYCYVGYFGTVGNFSPFVFFLNQMHNNRELLLHLLRKEYLDTFF from the coding sequence ATGCTGAAAGTGCACAACCAACCATCATTGGCAAAGAGGACCGGTCTGGTCCTCTTTTGCCTGCTCTGCAGTGTAATCTTATCCGCGATGCCTTTAGATGCCGTCGAGATTGAAGGTTTCGGTTCCCTTATCGCCAATGGAGGATATGCGCTGCAGTTAGCAGATGAGGTTGTCCTCTCCGGCAATTCCGATACCTCCTATATTCCGGCATCCACCATCAAAGTGCTGACATCGCTTATGGCGCTGGAGATCCTCGGTCCGGAGTATCGTTTTGTCACCCGCTTTTTTATTGATCCCGACAAGATGCTCTATATCCAAGGGGAAGGTGATCCCTTTCTTACCTCGGAAATGGTAACCCGGATGGCGGTGCAATTAAAAAATTCGGGTATTACCGAAGTCGAAACAATCGTGCTTGACGATAGCGCCTTCACTCTGGAAACTCCTCCTCCGGGATCCACCGGAACCAGCAATCCCTATGACGCCCACAACAGCGCCCTGGCTGTTAATTTTAACGCTCTTCCCTTTAAAGTAACCGCAGATAGCAGGGTGCTTGCCGCCGAAAAGCAGACACCTCTTCTGCCGATGATGGAAGATCTGGGCCGAAATTATCCGGCAGGAAATTATCGGGTCAACGTCAGCGGTTTTCCCTCAGGGAAAAATCACTCCAACATCCTGCGCTATTCAGGAGAACTGATTACAACGCTGTTCACCTTGCAGGGAATAAAGATAAACAACGGGTTCAAAAAAGGCACAACTCCACGGGAGGCTCGGTCAATCCTGGTCTATGAATCAGAAAAAGATGTTGCCGAACTGGTTCGTCTCTGCCTCTTTTTTTCCAATAATTTTATTGCCAATCAACTCTATCTCAGCTGCGGCGCACGGATTCACGGATTTCCGGCTACCTGGGAAAAGGCAGGCAGAGCCGCCCGGGAATATATAACTCTGCAGCTTCAGCTGCAACCGGAGGAAATTCATATGGAAGACGGTTCCGGACTTTCCACTGATAACAGGATCTCACCGGCTGCGATGCTAACCGTCTTAAACAGGTTCATGCCATATGCGACCCTTATGAAAAGACAGGAAGACACTTATCTCAAATCGGGAACACTGACCGGAGTCTATTGTTATGTGGGCTATTTCGGGACGGTCGGCAATTTCTCTCCTTTCGTTTTCTTCCTCAACCAGATGCACAACAACAGGGAATTACTTCTCCACCTTCTGAGAAAAGAATATTTGGACACTTTTTTTTGA
- a CDS encoding c-type cytochrome: MSPIRIVFSLPPTLLLLSSFLVLGGCSAPEGNITDGKRWYSMHNCHACHGQNGNDGRAPNIAGLDMSYRAFLSRLRETETAVMPRYPKEKINDQDAADILVYLKSLD, translated from the coding sequence GTGTCACCAATTCGCATAGTATTCAGTTTGCCGCCAACCCTGCTGTTACTTTCATCTTTCCTCGTACTGGGTGGGTGCAGTGCTCCGGAAGGTAATATTACCGACGGCAAAAGGTGGTATAGCATGCATAATTGCCATGCCTGCCACGGCCAAAACGGAAATGACGGAAGAGCGCCCAATATTGCCGGCCTCGATATGAGCTATCGCGCATTTCTAAGCCGGCTCAGAGAGACGGAGACGGCAGTTATGCCACGGTACCCTAAAGAAAAAATCAATGATCAGGACGCTGCCGATATTCTCGTTTATCTGAAAAGTCTTGACTGA